In the genome of Bradyrhizobium sp. CIAT3101, one region contains:
- a CDS encoding IS110 family transposase — MRQYVGLDVSQRETSVCVVNETGQAIFEGKAKSDPGDLSKLLRKHAPLAERIGFETGAMASWLWHELRRVELPVVCIDARHAHAALSVRMNKSDRNDARGLAELVRVGWYREVKIKSEESQKVRAILVARSRLVSMRRDIENQVRSLIKECGLLFPRAIGQQFRSQVGELLGEDHQLLNVVEPLLSIHEHICQQQSKFDDEVRRLAKSDETTRRLMTVPGVGVVTALTFRHTIDDPSRFRSASTVGAYLGLTPRRNQSGETDTSGRISRWGDRLLRTYLFEAATVHLYRTKKWSSLKAWGMKLVKRVGLKKAKVAIARKIAVILHCIWVDGTSFDWSHAPA, encoded by the coding sequence ATGAGGCAATACGTCGGCCTGGATGTCTCGCAAAGAGAGACTTCGGTTTGCGTGGTCAACGAGACTGGTCAAGCGATCTTTGAAGGGAAGGCCAAGTCTGATCCCGGCGATCTGTCCAAGCTGCTTCGCAAGCATGCGCCATTGGCGGAGCGTATCGGCTTTGAGACGGGCGCGATGGCAAGCTGGCTTTGGCACGAGCTTCGTAGGGTTGAACTGCCCGTCGTTTGCATCGATGCAAGGCATGCACACGCAGCACTGTCTGTCCGCATGAATAAGAGCGATCGGAATGATGCTCGGGGCCTTGCCGAACTGGTGCGGGTTGGATGGTATCGAGAAGTCAAGATCAAGAGCGAGGAGAGCCAGAAGGTTCGAGCGATTCTTGTCGCGCGATCTCGCCTTGTGTCCATGCGGCGGGATATCGAGAACCAGGTCCGCAGTCTGATCAAGGAATGTGGGTTGCTATTCCCTCGCGCGATTGGCCAACAGTTTCGTAGCCAGGTCGGCGAGCTATTGGGCGAAGATCATCAACTCCTCAACGTGGTCGAGCCGCTCCTGTCGATTCATGAGCATATCTGCCAGCAGCAGAGCAAATTCGACGACGAGGTCCGCCGATTGGCAAAGTCTGACGAGACGACGCGTCGCCTGATGACGGTTCCTGGTGTTGGCGTGGTTACTGCCTTGACCTTCCGCCATACGATCGATGACCCGTCCCGCTTCCGATCGGCCTCGACAGTCGGCGCCTATCTCGGCCTCACACCTCGGCGCAACCAATCTGGTGAAACTGACACTAGTGGCAGGATATCCCGATGGGGCGACAGGCTTCTCCGAACCTACCTATTCGAGGCAGCGACGGTCCATCTCTATCGGACCAAAAAATGGTCTTCCCTCAAGGCGTGGGGAATGAAGCTCGTGAAGCGGGTCGGTTTGAAAAAGGCAAAGGTCGCCATTGCACGCAAGATCGCTGTGATCCTCCACTGCATTTGGGTGGATGGCACGTCGTTCGACTGGAGCCACGCGCCGGCCTGA